CCTGTTCATGTGCCGCCTACGCCAAGACCATCGGCCCGCTCTTGAGAAGGCGGCTCAGGCGTTCCTTCTGGACCTCCAGCAACAGCCCTCCGGCCCATACAGGGTCGAGATTTCCGACGCTGGCGATGATTCTTGCCCTGCCTGCCGAGCCCAGAGCGGAAGAGTACTCTCTGTGGAAGAGGCTCTACGACTCATGCCCATCCCGTGCAAAGACTGCACAACCGAGTTCTACGACGGCGGACCCGGATTCTGCAGATGCCTCTACAACGTGCACACCGGTTGATGTGACGGAAGGCACTTGCACACCTGCTACCTCAGCCGCCTCCTTCCGTCCTTCGGGCCGATGCCCTTCATGTTGTCAACAGGCGAATACTCCCGGTGCTTCGCCTGCACGTCATCTGCGGTAAGGCTCTCGCAGTACCGCCGCGTCATCTCCTGCGAGACGTGCCCGAGTAGGTTCTGCAGGGTGAACGTATCGCCGCCCGCCCGCAGGTAGGACACCGCGCAGGTATGGCGGAGGGTATGAGGACTGCACCGCAGGCCGGTGACGCCTGCCTCGGCGCATCGGCGTACTATCACGTCGCGCAGGCGGTAGCGATCGAGAGGCTCGCCGTAGTGAGTGACGAACAGGCAGAACGTCTCTAGCTTCTCGCCGCGTTTCGCGAGGTACGCGCTGAGCGACTGCCGGACGCCCGAACCGAACGGCACTATGCGCTCCTTGCCGCCCTTGCCGATCACTCGAAACGTCTGTTCGCTCCAGTCCACAGCATCCAGCGTCAAGCCGCAAAGCTCCGACGCTCGAAGCCCGCAGTCCAATAGCGTGAGGATGATCGCCCGATCCCTCGCGCCGTAGAAGTCCCTGCCGCAAGCCCTGAGTATCGCCTCGACTTGATCGCGTGAGAAGGTGTCTATCACTCGTTTCTGCTCTCTCTGCTTCTGCACGTTCGCCGCCGGGTTAGACGCGACGAAACCCTCGTCATAGAGGAAGCCGAAGAACCGTTTCAGCACGGCGAGTGAGTGGTTGGCAGTTGCCGGTGATGAGGACTCGCGAACCCAGGTGATGAACTCGCGGACGATCCCGGGCGTTATGTCGCCGGGCGTCGCGTCCGGGCAGTGCAGATCGGTGAACCTCGCGAAGGCTCGAAGCCTGCCCGCGTAGTATG
This portion of the Armatimonadota bacterium genome encodes:
- a CDS encoding tyrosine-type recombinase/integrase, which translates into the protein MGQVIRLQESPRTTDLPACVTAFLNFSRSKNLAAETLAYYAGRLRAFARFTDLHCPDATPGDITPGIVREFITWVRESSSPATANHSLAVLKRFFGFLYDEGFVASNPAANVQKQREQKRVIDTFSRDQVEAILRACGRDFYGARDRAIILTLLDCGLRASELCGLTLDAVDWSEQTFRVIGKGGKERIVPFGSGVRQSLSAYLAKRGEKLETFCLFVTHYGEPLDRYRLRDVIVRRCAEAGVTGLRCSPHTLRHTCAVSYLRAGGDTFTLQNLLGHVSQEMTRRYCESLTADDVQAKHREYSPVDNMKGIGPKDGRRRLR